One genomic region from Spirosoma sp. KCTC 42546 encodes:
- a CDS encoding ComEC/Rec2 family competence protein yields the protein MKGQPFVRYVAALIAGISLYVFLPNWPMLPIWGLVIGLGLFISGFFRTVGNIGRPIQSWAGIGGLLILAGLGWAITYQRTASNRPDNISHLADTLQAYEGIVSAQPEERAKTYRVELEIRQATFGRAIVHQVVLDQQPIARSSQSTTTSWKPVSGRVIVYLDKADQPMPRYGEVWLVSGSPRPIDPPLNPGEFNYKRYLSYRNIYHQQYLRPFQRQILGLDPPNRITQLATRVNRWADSVFTHQVGARAEYGIVNAMILGSRDDLDTELYRAYSAAGAVHILSVSGLHVGILFQVLTVLLGFLAKRRYGKLLMAGLQLAILWFYALVTGFSPPVLRSAAMFTMVILANASGRQQQIPNTLGASAFFILCFDPYALFSAGFQLSYLAVAGISAWQSSLYQSITFRYKWANKLWELTAVALVAQLITFPLGVFYFHQFPTYFLVANPIVIVMSEILLPLAMATLACSWVPYLNDTVGWLLQKTAWLLNYAVTKTGQLPGAAWDGLWLSPIAMLLIYTVILCGAALLLTRNRVYVWATAAAAVLLAMITGWEEYSQQNQQQVAVHFLPHRTAVSLTYGHRSTLLTDLDTNDTRSFDFYLKNTFGQWGVKELTIAHVKRSDNAVDSLTDIPYYYRTPAYALWVWHGKTLLLVNKLSGQNRWRLPAVVDYLIIRRNALQHWDQLNGRVVARHIIFDDSNKTPLTDKLLGEARQRGIACYSVRQMGAYVADLE from the coding sequence ATGAAGGGTCAGCCATTTGTTCGCTATGTAGCCGCTCTGATTGCGGGTATTAGCCTCTATGTGTTCCTGCCCAATTGGCCAATGCTACCCATTTGGGGACTGGTTATAGGCCTGGGACTGTTCATTTCTGGCTTTTTTCGTACAGTCGGAAACATAGGCAGGCCAATCCAATCATGGGCGGGTATAGGTGGATTACTTATTCTGGCAGGTTTAGGCTGGGCTATTACCTATCAACGAACCGCCAGCAACCGGCCCGATAACATCAGCCACTTAGCTGATACGTTACAAGCCTACGAAGGCATCGTTTCAGCTCAGCCAGAGGAGCGGGCAAAAACTTACCGTGTTGAACTGGAAATTCGCCAGGCCACGTTTGGCCGGGCCATAGTTCATCAAGTGGTACTGGATCAACAACCGATTGCAAGGTCCAGCCAATCAACAACTACATCCTGGAAGCCTGTAAGTGGTCGGGTAATTGTGTACCTCGACAAGGCGGACCAGCCTATGCCGCGCTATGGCGAGGTTTGGCTGGTATCAGGCTCACCCCGGCCCATTGATCCGCCACTGAATCCCGGTGAGTTTAATTACAAACGGTACCTCAGCTACCGGAATATTTATCACCAGCAATACCTGCGCCCCTTCCAACGGCAGATTCTGGGGTTGGACCCTCCCAACCGAATTACTCAACTGGCCACCCGTGTGAACCGCTGGGCCGATAGTGTGTTTACCCATCAGGTAGGTGCCCGAGCCGAATATGGAATTGTGAACGCGATGATTCTGGGTAGTCGGGATGACCTTGACACTGAGCTCTACCGGGCGTATTCGGCAGCGGGAGCCGTACATATTTTATCCGTATCGGGTTTGCACGTGGGTATTCTGTTTCAGGTGCTAACCGTATTGCTTGGCTTTCTGGCTAAACGACGGTATGGTAAACTTCTGATGGCTGGCCTTCAACTAGCCATTTTGTGGTTTTATGCTCTTGTCACGGGTTTTTCGCCCCCTGTGCTTCGGTCAGCGGCCATGTTTACGATGGTGATTCTGGCCAATGCGTCGGGTCGGCAACAGCAGATCCCGAATACGTTAGGGGCATCCGCATTTTTCATCCTGTGCTTTGATCCTTACGCCTTATTTTCGGCGGGATTTCAGTTGTCTTACCTGGCTGTGGCGGGCATTAGTGCCTGGCAGTCTTCGCTCTATCAGTCAATAACCTTTCGTTATAAGTGGGCAAATAAACTTTGGGAGTTAACGGCGGTTGCCCTTGTTGCACAGTTAATTACGTTTCCGTTAGGTGTCTTCTATTTTCACCAGTTTCCAACGTATTTTCTAGTGGCGAATCCGATTGTCATCGTGATGTCGGAGATTCTGTTGCCATTGGCTATGGCTACCTTAGCTTGTAGTTGGGTTCCTTATCTGAATGATACAGTAGGGTGGTTGTTGCAGAAAACGGCCTGGTTGCTCAACTACGCCGTTACCAAGACGGGCCAATTGCCCGGTGCGGCCTGGGATGGGCTCTGGCTATCACCTATAGCCATGCTCCTGATTTATACGGTTATTCTATGTGGTGCGGCTCTATTGTTAACCCGAAATCGTGTTTATGTTTGGGCAACGGCTGCGGCTGCGGTTTTACTGGCGATGATAACCGGTTGGGAGGAGTATAGTCAGCAAAATCAGCAACAAGTAGCTGTTCATTTTTTACCCCATCGAACTGCTGTGAGCCTGACCTATGGCCATCGAAGCACCCTGCTAACCGATCTGGATACAAACGATACACGTTCGTTTGATTTTTATCTCAAAAATACCTTTGGGCAGTGGGGTGTGAAGGAGTTGACGATTGCCCATGTGAAACGATCCGACAATGCAGTGGACTCACTGACTGACATACCTTACTACTACCGAACACCTGCGTATGCGTTGTGGGTTTGGCATGGTAAGACACTCTTATTGGTTAATAAACTGTCTGGTCAAAATCGGTGGCGATTACCGGCTGTGGTGGACTATCTGATCATCCGTCGAAATGCCTTACAACACTGGGATCAACTCAACGGACGCGTAGTAGCGCGACACATTATTTTCGATGATTCGAATAAAACCCCTCTGACAGACAAGCTCTTAGGCGAGGCCAGGCAACGTGGAATTGCCTGTTATTCCGTACGGCAAATGGGAGCGTATGTGGCCGATTTGGAATGA
- a CDS encoding PhoH family protein, producing the protein MVEKVITLDNVSLIDFLGVENHNIKEVAAAFPMSKIISRGNEIRIKGTTPEISRISDILESLMEHYQKYGKITQENIQNYISHSGQPVNGGSTAPPVIPNDDEVLVYGNRGVVVRARTDNQKRLVEAAETHDLVFAIGPAGTGKTYTAVAIAVRALKNKEVKKIIITRPAVEAGENLGFLPGDLKEKIDPYLRPIYDALDDMIPAEKLKFYTENRIIEIAPLAYMRGRTLNNAFILLDEAQNTTPMQMKMFLTRMGPTSKAIITGDRSQIDLPNRQKSGLIESVEILKNIKGISFVELDGRDVVRHRLVREIITAYDKAGQ; encoded by the coding sequence TTGGTCGAAAAAGTCATTACCCTCGACAATGTATCGCTCATCGACTTTCTGGGCGTAGAAAACCACAATATTAAAGAAGTGGCAGCTGCGTTTCCCATGAGCAAAATTATTTCACGCGGCAACGAAATCCGAATCAAAGGGACAACACCCGAGATTAGCCGCATCAGCGACATTCTGGAATCGCTGATGGAACACTATCAGAAGTATGGTAAAATAACCCAGGAAAATATCCAGAACTACATCAGCCATAGTGGGCAGCCCGTTAATGGTGGTAGCACAGCTCCACCCGTTATACCCAATGATGATGAAGTACTGGTTTATGGTAATCGGGGCGTTGTGGTTCGGGCCAGAACCGATAATCAGAAACGGCTTGTTGAGGCTGCCGAAACACATGATCTGGTGTTTGCCATTGGGCCAGCGGGTACGGGTAAAACCTACACAGCGGTTGCCATTGCGGTACGGGCGTTAAAAAACAAAGAAGTCAAGAAAATTATAATTACGCGTCCGGCGGTTGAAGCAGGGGAGAATCTGGGCTTTTTGCCGGGTGATCTGAAAGAAAAAATTGATCCGTACCTAAGGCCTATTTATGACGCGCTCGACGATATGATTCCGGCTGAAAAGCTTAAGTTTTATACCGAAAATCGGATCATTGAGATAGCACCACTGGCGTATATGCGGGGACGGACCCTGAACAATGCCTTTATTCTGCTCGACGAAGCGCAAAATACGACGCCGATGCAGATGAAAATGTTTCTGACCCGGATGGGGCCAACCTCAAAGGCAATCATTACGGGCGACCGGTCGCAGATTGATTTACCCAACCGGCAAAAGTCCGGTTTGATTGAGTCGGTGGAGATTTTGAAAAACATCAAAGGAATTTCGTTCGTTGAGCTGGATGGACGTGATGTGGTACGGCACCGGCTCGTTCGTGAAATTATAACAGCGTATGATAAAGCAGGGCAATAA
- the dnaB gene encoding replicative DNA helicase — protein sequence MENNARPNQHLRKPSAFAGGRQQAGNHWLDTGLGKLPPQALDLEEAVLGALMIEKDALSSVVDILKPETFYKEAHQRIYQAILTLFGNSDPIDLLTVTNQLRKTGEIELIGGGGFVAELTFRVNSAANIEYHARIVSEQALKRALIAMSSTILRDAYEDTTDVFELLDRTEQSLFKISESNIKKNYADMSTIVRMALNELETKKNQEGLTGVPSGFTNLDRVTSGWQPTELIILAARPAMGKCLGKGTKVVMFDGSLRKVEDVREGDLLMGDDSTPRRVLSIARGQERMYWVKQNKGIDYRVNESHILSLKRSRNEGGHTKGDVLNITVRDYLTKSDKFKTNYKGYKVAVEFPEQTVPLDPYFVGLWLGDGHAYSSRITNVDSEVVDYLQTYADDLGLKMVTYQQPNRTANYAITSGQRGGAQYGQRPARFNIQEQLRGLSIIENKHIPHRYLINSTENRLKLLAGLVDSDGHYQEEFNCYEITQKNKELAEQLKYLCDTLGFRCSLKEKQATIAKIGYASTVYRLRIFGNLDSIPVRIERKKARPLKARADWRVTGIQVEYDKVDDYYGFSIDGNRLFLLEDMTVTHNTAFVVSALRNAAVDHGKPVAIFSLEMSSVQLVNRLISAEAEIDSEKIRKGTLAPHEWTQLHHKIQRLTEAPIFIDDTPALSILELRAKCRRLKAQHDIQMVVIDYLQLMSGDSSGRMGGNREQEIASISRALKNLAKELNVPVIALSQLSRAVETRGGDKKPQLSDLRESGSIEQDADMVCFLYRPEYYNITQDENGNSTVGIGEVIIAKNRSGSLDTVQLKFIGKFTKFCDLDSYFEPVQAQGFAPDVNGLSSFEAPPSAGSVFKSKANTMTNFGNADPSQETPF from the coding sequence ATGGAGAACAACGCCCGTCCAAATCAACACCTTCGTAAACCATCGGCTTTCGCCGGAGGTCGGCAACAAGCCGGAAATCATTGGCTCGACACGGGTCTCGGTAAGCTTCCACCGCAGGCATTAGATCTGGAAGAAGCAGTCCTGGGTGCGTTAATGATCGAAAAAGACGCCCTATCATCGGTTGTCGATATTCTGAAGCCTGAGACGTTTTATAAAGAGGCCCACCAGCGCATTTATCAGGCTATTCTGACCCTGTTCGGCAACTCGGATCCAATCGACTTATTAACGGTTACGAATCAGCTTCGTAAAACTGGTGAGATTGAACTCATTGGTGGAGGTGGTTTTGTGGCCGAACTTACGTTCCGGGTTAACTCGGCGGCCAACATCGAGTACCATGCCCGTATCGTATCGGAGCAGGCCCTTAAACGGGCGCTGATTGCCATGTCATCGACGATTTTGCGCGATGCCTACGAGGATACTACTGACGTATTCGAACTCCTGGACCGTACCGAACAATCGCTCTTCAAGATTTCGGAATCGAACATCAAGAAGAACTATGCGGACATGAGTACCATTGTTCGGATGGCGCTTAATGAACTCGAAACCAAAAAAAATCAGGAAGGCTTAACGGGTGTACCATCGGGTTTCACTAATCTCGACCGTGTTACATCGGGCTGGCAACCTACGGAACTGATCATTTTGGCAGCCAGGCCAGCGATGGGCAAGTGCCTGGGCAAAGGCACCAAAGTTGTCATGTTCGATGGCTCGCTTCGTAAAGTTGAAGATGTTCGTGAAGGCGACCTGCTGATGGGCGACGACTCAACGCCCCGGCGAGTGCTCTCTATTGCCCGTGGTCAGGAACGAATGTACTGGGTAAAACAGAATAAAGGCATCGATTATCGGGTAAATGAAAGTCATATCTTATCACTGAAACGGAGCCGAAACGAAGGCGGACATACAAAAGGAGATGTGCTTAACATCACGGTTCGTGATTACCTGACGAAATCCGATAAGTTTAAAACCAACTATAAAGGCTATAAAGTTGCGGTTGAGTTTCCTGAGCAAACCGTTCCACTCGATCCCTACTTTGTAGGGTTATGGCTCGGAGATGGGCATGCCTATAGCTCTCGTATTACAAATGTAGATAGCGAAGTTGTTGATTACCTGCAAACCTACGCCGATGATCTTGGCCTGAAAATGGTCACATATCAGCAACCCAACCGGACAGCTAATTATGCGATTACGTCTGGCCAGCGTGGAGGTGCCCAATATGGACAGCGTCCGGCCAGATTCAATATACAAGAACAATTACGTGGCCTCTCCATCATTGAAAACAAGCATATTCCGCATAGATACCTCATCAATTCGACAGAAAACAGATTAAAACTGCTGGCCGGACTTGTTGATAGCGATGGTCATTATCAGGAAGAATTCAATTGCTACGAGATTACCCAGAAGAATAAGGAACTGGCTGAGCAGTTAAAATATCTTTGCGATACCCTTGGTTTTCGCTGCTCATTAAAGGAAAAACAAGCTACGATTGCCAAGATTGGCTATGCGTCAACAGTCTATCGACTCCGCATCTTTGGTAACCTGGATTCAATTCCGGTACGTATTGAGCGCAAAAAAGCTCGTCCACTTAAAGCAAGGGCCGACTGGCGCGTAACCGGCATTCAGGTTGAGTACGATAAGGTTGATGACTACTACGGTTTCTCAATCGACGGTAATCGCTTGTTTCTACTTGAGGACATGACCGTGACGCATAACACGGCTTTCGTCGTTTCGGCCCTCCGAAACGCGGCTGTTGACCACGGAAAGCCCGTAGCGATTTTCTCGCTGGAAATGTCGTCGGTGCAGTTGGTGAATCGTCTGATCTCGGCCGAAGCGGAAATTGATTCGGAGAAAATCAGGAAGGGTACGCTGGCTCCGCATGAATGGACGCAGTTGCACCACAAGATTCAACGACTGACTGAGGCTCCCATTTTTATTGACGATACCCCTGCCCTATCCATTCTGGAACTACGGGCAAAATGCCGACGCCTTAAAGCGCAGCACGATATTCAGATGGTCGTGATTGACTATCTTCAGCTCATGTCCGGCGATTCATCGGGCCGAATGGGTGGTAACCGTGAGCAGGAAATTGCCTCCATTTCGCGGGCACTCAAGAATCTGGCGAAAGAACTGAACGTACCGGTTATTGCCCTTTCGCAGTTGAGCCGGGCCGTTGAAACCCGGGGAGGTGATAAGAAACCACAACTTTCCGACCTTCGTGAATCGGGATCTATTGAGCAAGATGCCGACATGGTTTGCTTCCTGTATCGTCCTGAATACTACAATATTACGCAGGACGAAAATGGCAACTCGACGGTGGGTATTGGGGAAGTAATTATCGCTAAAAACCGGAGTGGCTCCCTTGATACGGTCCAGCTTAAATTCATCGGCAAGTTCACCAAGTTCTGCGACCTTGATTCCTACTTCGAGCCGGTTCAGGCGCAGGGTTTTGCTCCTGATGTGAATGGGCTAAGCAGTTTTGAGGCTCCACCGTCGGCTGGAAGTGTTTTCAAAAGCAAAGCTAACACGATGACAAACTTCGGCAATGCCGATCCAAGTCAGGAAACTCCGTTTTAA
- a CDS encoding M43 family zinc metalloprotease, giving the protein MIKQGNNSLMSNRRTGWHWLAGSLFCLLTSGVGAQSLQEPIVNRCATVEHERILQQRDPNRSRQLTELNDRVEQALAKQKSLRQQADNTIYRIPIVVHVVHNTASLAIGGANNGNISEAQIASQIAVLNEDYRRKAGTKGYNTSPIGADAGIEFFLATKDPYGQPTTGITRHYYPQKASFNIFNDDSLLSQIAYWPSDRYLNIWVTTLQDDYLGYTQFPTMADTLKGLPTTANDLTDGSIIDHRTFGRQTGTVSRSLYLLGRTVTHEIGHWLGLIHPWGDGSGCNEDYVADTPPMADGSTAQQTCKQTYSNCDGKGQVRDLMEDYMNYWPDACMNLFTAGQVARMRSVLALSPRRARLIKSVESPLPETENLTLTVYPNPATTDPTVDVQLKGFQSFSVDLYDTAGRQLRTTAYTDSPSTRVSLSVSGLPTGVYIVRVKTDSEIASKRLLVP; this is encoded by the coding sequence ATGATAAAGCAGGGCAATAACAGCCTGATGAGTAACAGGCGAACCGGCTGGCATTGGCTGGCCGGTTCGCTTTTCTGTTTACTGACATCTGGGGTGGGGGCGCAGTCCCTTCAGGAACCGATCGTTAACCGATGCGCAACGGTCGAACATGAACGAATCTTACAGCAACGGGACCCCAACCGATCTCGGCAACTGACGGAGCTGAACGATCGGGTTGAGCAGGCACTGGCGAAGCAAAAATCACTTCGTCAACAAGCAGACAACACGATTTACCGTATTCCGATTGTTGTGCACGTGGTTCATAACACAGCCTCATTAGCCATTGGGGGAGCTAACAATGGAAATATTTCTGAGGCACAAATAGCCTCTCAGATTGCCGTATTAAACGAGGACTACCGACGTAAGGCAGGCACTAAGGGCTACAACACCAGCCCCATTGGGGCCGATGCAGGCATAGAGTTTTTCCTGGCTACCAAAGACCCGTACGGGCAGCCAACTACGGGTATTACACGACATTACTACCCTCAAAAAGCATCGTTCAATATTTTTAACGACGATTCGCTATTGTCGCAAATTGCCTACTGGCCCAGCGATCGGTATCTGAACATCTGGGTGACAACCCTTCAGGATGATTATTTGGGATACACGCAGTTTCCAACAATGGCTGACACGCTGAAGGGGTTACCTACAACGGCGAATGACCTCACCGATGGCTCGATTATCGATCACCGGACGTTTGGTCGGCAAACAGGTACGGTTAGTCGGTCATTGTACTTACTGGGCCGAACGGTTACGCACGAAATCGGTCACTGGCTGGGATTGATCCATCCGTGGGGAGATGGGAGTGGATGTAATGAGGATTATGTAGCCGATACACCCCCCATGGCTGACGGATCAACCGCTCAGCAGACCTGTAAGCAAACCTATTCCAATTGTGATGGGAAGGGACAGGTTCGTGATTTGATGGAAGACTACATGAATTACTGGCCAGATGCCTGCATGAATCTGTTTACGGCAGGTCAGGTCGCCCGGATGCGGTCGGTACTGGCACTGAGTCCACGACGGGCCCGATTGATCAAATCGGTTGAGTCGCCCTTACCCGAAACAGAAAACCTGACCCTGACGGTTTATCCAAACCCCGCCACTACTGATCCTACGGTTGATGTTCAGCTCAAGGGGTTTCAGTCATTCAGTGTAGATTTATACGATACAGCAGGTCGTCAGCTACGAACAACGGCTTATACCGATTCCCCCAGTACACGGGTATCACTTTCAGTAAGTGGATTACCAACAGGTGTGTATATTGTGCGGGTAAAAACCGACAGCGAAATCGCCAGTAAGCGTTTGCTGGTGCCGTAG
- a CDS encoding pyridoxal phosphate-dependent aminotransferase: MEILKSDRLTHLKYDIRGPIYEKSLELESQGYKIISLNIGNPATFGFDAPDEIVHDIILNIRNAQGYSDSRGLFAARKAVMHHTQNIGLPGIEINDIYIGNGVSELIMLSMQALLNEGDEVLVPSPDYPLWTASVAFCGGKPVHYVCDEASDWNPDLVDLEQKITPRTRAIVVINPNNPTGAVYDKAVLEGIARIAERHKLIVFSDEIYDRILYNGAVHFPISKMINDTLCITMGGLSKNYRAAGFRGGWMILSGARKRAKSYIEGLTLLASMRLCANVPTQYAIQTALGGYQSINDLVVPTGRLYKQMMLAYERMTAIPGVSCVKPRGALYIFPKIDLSQFRLEDDDDFVLNLLTEQKVLVVSGNGFNYKQNDHFRIVCLPTIDELTVAMDRIEYFLETRRK; encoded by the coding sequence ATGGAAATACTTAAAAGCGATCGGCTTACCCATCTGAAATATGACATTCGGGGCCCTATTTACGAGAAATCACTTGAACTCGAAAGTCAGGGTTACAAAATCATCAGCCTGAACATTGGCAATCCTGCCACCTTCGGTTTCGACGCCCCCGACGAAATTGTCCACGATATAATTCTGAACATCCGCAATGCGCAGGGCTATTCCGACTCGCGGGGGCTATTTGCGGCCCGTAAGGCGGTCATGCACCATACCCAGAATATTGGTCTCCCAGGTATCGAAATCAACGATATTTACATTGGTAACGGGGTAAGTGAGTTGATTATGCTCTCCATGCAGGCGCTCCTCAATGAAGGGGATGAAGTGCTGGTTCCATCACCCGATTACCCACTCTGGACGGCTTCTGTAGCGTTTTGTGGAGGCAAGCCTGTTCACTATGTCTGCGACGAAGCGTCCGATTGGAACCCCGATCTGGTTGATCTGGAACAAAAAATTACACCCCGCACTCGGGCTATCGTTGTCATAAACCCGAATAATCCAACGGGTGCTGTGTACGACAAAGCCGTATTGGAAGGAATCGCCCGTATTGCCGAGCGGCATAAACTGATCGTTTTTTCGGATGAGATTTACGACCGGATTCTATACAATGGAGCTGTCCATTTTCCAATCTCCAAGATGATTAATGATACGCTCTGCATCACCATGGGCGGATTGTCGAAAAATTACCGGGCGGCTGGTTTTCGGGGCGGTTGGATGATTCTGAGCGGTGCTCGAAAACGAGCCAAGTCCTACATTGAAGGGCTGACCCTGTTAGCCAGTATGCGGTTGTGTGCGAACGTGCCTACACAATATGCTATTCAAACGGCTTTGGGAGGCTATCAGAGTATTAATGATCTGGTGGTTCCAACGGGTCGTTTATACAAACAGATGATGCTCGCTTATGAGCGGATGACGGCCATTCCGGGCGTTAGCTGCGTAAAGCCCAGAGGTGCTTTGTACATTTTTCCGAAAATTGATCTGAGCCAGTTCCGCCTGGAAGATGATGATGATTTTGTGCTGAATCTGTTGACAGAGCAAAAAGTGCTCGTTGTGTCGGGAAATGGCTTCAATTACAAACAAAATGATCACTTCCGAATTGTTTGTCTGCCAACAATCGATGAGTTGACCGTAGCCATGGATCGGATCGAGTACTTCCTGGAAACCAGGCGCAAGTAA
- a CDS encoding TIGR00730 family Rossman fold protein → MDETKENVHRSETQSTERIANDLPKRDELLLTPDEQRIKEAFQDHDWNEIKTADSWVIFKVMAEFVEGFDKLAKIGPCVSIFGSARTKPDNPYYKMTEEIAAKLVRHGYGVITGGGPGIMEAGNKGAFEQGGKSVGLNIKLPFEQHSNIYIDPDKSINFDFFFVRKVMFVKYAQGFVVMPGGMGTLDELFEAMTLIQTRKIARFPIVLVGKSYWQGLIDWITNVMLEEQHNINAEDMKLISIVDTPTEAVKVIDEFYNKYLLKPNF, encoded by the coding sequence ATGGACGAAACGAAAGAGAATGTTCATCGCTCTGAAACGCAGAGCACCGAACGAATTGCCAATGATTTACCCAAGCGCGACGAGTTACTGCTAACACCCGACGAACAACGCATTAAAGAAGCCTTTCAGGATCACGACTGGAATGAGATAAAAACTGCAGACTCCTGGGTCATCTTTAAGGTGATGGCTGAGTTTGTCGAAGGCTTTGATAAATTAGCTAAGATTGGACCCTGCGTGTCCATTTTCGGTTCAGCCCGTACCAAGCCTGACAACCCATACTACAAAATGACCGAAGAAATAGCGGCCAAACTGGTTCGGCATGGGTATGGTGTTATTACGGGCGGTGGTCCCGGCATAATGGAAGCTGGGAACAAAGGTGCCTTTGAACAGGGTGGAAAATCGGTTGGACTAAATATAAAACTGCCCTTTGAACAGCATAGCAATATTTATATCGACCCCGATAAGAGTATCAACTTCGACTTCTTTTTTGTTCGGAAGGTGATGTTTGTCAAATATGCACAGGGCTTTGTTGTTATGCCTGGCGGCATGGGCACACTGGATGAGTTGTTCGAAGCGATGACCCTGATTCAGACCCGAAAAATTGCTCGTTTTCCAATCGTATTGGTAGGGAAGTCATACTGGCAGGGGCTAATCGACTGGATTACTAATGTCATGCTGGAAGAGCAACATAATATTAATGCAGAAGATATGAAGTTGATCAGTATTGTTGATACGCCCACGGAGGCTGTCAAAGTCATTGACGAGTTCTACAATAAATACCTACTGAAGCCCAACTTCTGA
- a CDS encoding GNAT family N-acetyltransferase, which translates to MINVLPISTPADLDTAFAIRRKVFVEEQHVSAAEEYDEFEESSTHFLAFSEGIPCGTARWRRTSNGVKLERFAVLSAFRGKGVGKALVQAVLDNVFSQQPEPIERIYLHAQVTAMPLYTGFGFVAVGPMFEEAGIQHYKMVLPGSAYAKE; encoded by the coding sequence ATGATTAACGTTTTACCTATTTCAACACCTGCCGATCTTGACACTGCTTTTGCTATTCGCCGAAAGGTGTTTGTGGAAGAACAGCATGTTTCGGCAGCGGAAGAATATGATGAGTTTGAGGAGAGTAGCACTCATTTTCTAGCCTTTTCAGAAGGTATCCCTTGCGGAACAGCCCGTTGGCGTCGAACATCGAACGGTGTTAAATTAGAGCGGTTCGCTGTGTTGTCCGCTTTTCGGGGGAAAGGTGTCGGTAAGGCATTAGTTCAAGCTGTCCTGGATAACGTATTCAGCCAGCAGCCTGAACCGATCGAGCGCATTTACTTACATGCGCAGGTAACAGCGATGCCGCTATATACTGGCTTTGGGTTCGTTGCGGTTGGCCCCATGTTCGAAGAAGCGGGTATCCAGCATTATAAAATGGTACTTCCGGGCTCTGCGTATGCTAAGGAATGA
- a CDS encoding DUF2911 domain-containing protein yields the protein MKLIGVLAYLLICFSTTTEAQKLRGLDKSPMDMAYYPDDFAHDRKFAPAKVGDKVFARVTYSRPAKNGREVFGKLTPYGKVWRVGANEATEVKFFTDATVQGKKIKAGVYSLYAIPTETEWTLIFNSDLDQWGAYSYKENLDVLRVTTPVKKSDELVENLTIQFKKAGDNVKESIMIIAWDNTLVEVPVAF from the coding sequence ATGAAATTAATTGGTGTACTCGCCTACCTGCTTATCTGTTTCAGTACCACTACCGAAGCCCAAAAATTGAGAGGCCTCGACAAAAGTCCGATGGACATGGCCTATTATCCGGACGATTTTGCCCATGATCGCAAGTTTGCCCCAGCTAAAGTCGGCGATAAGGTGTTTGCCCGCGTAACGTATAGCCGACCGGCTAAGAATGGACGAGAGGTATTTGGCAAACTAACCCCATATGGGAAAGTGTGGCGGGTAGGCGCTAATGAAGCTACGGAGGTGAAGTTTTTTACGGACGCCACCGTTCAGGGTAAAAAGATCAAAGCAGGGGTCTATTCGCTTTACGCGATTCCTACTGAAACCGAATGGACGCTTATCTTCAACAGTGACTTAGATCAATGGGGTGCCTATAGTTATAAAGAGAACCTGGACGTGTTGCGCGTGACAACCCCGGTTAAAAAATCAGACGAGCTGGTTGAAAACCTAACGATCCAGTTCAAAAAGGCGGGCGATAACGTCAAGGAATCAATTATGATCATTGCCTGGGACAATACGCTGGTTGAAGTACCAGTTGCATTCTAG
- a CDS encoding Uma2 family endonuclease: MTISIANLPEEQRPTTVEFANYQMDDDAFYDFCRQNEHLKFEREPNGIITAMPNTGGKTGNRNTKIISRLDFWSESFGGLVFDSSTAFKFPNGAVRSPDAAWISDARWDSLTASQQEKFPPIAPEFVVELMSATDSIANAKEKMQEYITNNVLLGWLIDPKNEEVMIYRADGTISRHTNFEQPITGEDVLPGFEFNLRLLLR, from the coding sequence ATGACAATCAGTATTGCAAATTTACCGGAAGAACAACGGCCTACAACCGTCGAGTTTGCCAATTATCAGATGGACGATGACGCGTTCTACGATTTTTGTCGTCAAAACGAACATCTGAAATTTGAGCGCGAACCCAACGGAATTATTACTGCTATGCCAAATACAGGCGGAAAAACTGGGAATCGAAATACAAAAATTATATCTAGGTTAGATTTTTGGTCTGAATCGTTTGGTGGACTCGTATTTGACTCATCGACAGCATTTAAATTCCCGAATGGAGCAGTACGCTCGCCCGATGCTGCCTGGATAAGTGATGCCCGTTGGGATTCGCTAACGGCTAGTCAACAAGAGAAGTTTCCGCCAATTGCTCCTGAGTTTGTAGTTGAGTTAATGTCGGCAACGGATTCAATTGCGAATGCAAAAGAAAAAATGCAGGAATACATTACCAATAATGTGTTATTAGGCTGGCTTATTGATCCTAAAAATGAGGAAGTAATGATTTATCGGGCAGATGGTACCATTAGTCGGCATACCAACTTTGAGCAGCCTATTACAGGTGAAGATGTACTGCCAGGGTTTGAATTTAATTTACGATTACTGCTACGTTAG